The sequence TTtatatattcttcaaaaagctttcactgtatgtcctatgccttccctattcaacttacggaacgaacgaaGCGGCAGTTTCGTTTTTTCCTGTAAGTAAAATAGGGAAAGCGAAGGACAtacggcgtaagctttttgaagaatacagaaagcggaagcacatACCCTTATAaacgatcatttgtgtttataaaaatatacagttctatttttttcgaaaatgactgatcgtttctctagataaaagccttattcctcgtctggtatcgtttaaagccctttgaagctgcactgaaactgtaattttgaccttcaatcgtttggaatccattgaagtccactataaggagaataatcctgggacgttttcatcaaaaaccttaatttcttttcaactgcagaaagaaagacatgaacatcttggatgacatgggggcgagtaaattatcaggaaaagtttatttgaaagtggactaatcctttaacggttGCTTTTACTATAACactttataatgttactctACTGGTTCTCACTTGATTTTGTAAGACTTTCTGCCTGTTTGTTAAATATCAAATGTGTTGATTATAAAGCTGTCACTATCAGTTATTTGCATGATTAGTCAAgtaattgtatatttttatatgaataaaaattgACCTAAATGAACAATAGCTTTTAAAGTACATATTTGGATCAATAAAGTATCAAAAGCAAATAATCTTAtggttttattgaacaatactgttaaaataatgttatggtatgtgtgtgcatatatgcaatttattaaaacaaaattctgTATCTTTACTTACACATTTCCATATGAACAACCATGTGAAGTCTGTCAAAGCTAAAGTAATCAATATCAGTTTGTATGTTAATATTAGTGTTTCTTTTTTCCGTAGTGTGTGCAGGCTATGGAGGAATTGTGCACGCAGAGTCCTGAGGACGAGGCAGAGATTTACCTGGCTCTCCGCCTCTGGCTCATCCATATACGAGGAGCATGTTTTGCTTAGATCTATGACACAAGACTTGGAGGTCTGATGGTCTTTGCTGCTCTAGAAATGACAATCGCACTCTTTTCAATTTgttgaaatgtttgtcttttgtcTGACCCCCTTGCAGAATATCTGTCTGCTGCCCCAGACAGCTCTCGTAATGGTAAATCATGAGAACTTCAGTGAGTCTGTTAGTAACAGACTCAGGAAGGGTAAGTTGACAcattatttgtattaaaaaaaaaaacatcagtcaTGATGAGGAGACTTACTTCAATCCTCCCTTGTTGCAGCCAGGAAATGTGAGGAGGAAGTGGAGTCAGATCCTGTTAAGAAGCTGAAACGCTTACTACCTAGCAGTTGTGACATACTAGGCATAGTCGCACCAGGAATTGTAGGTAAGTGTACTTGTCCTCTTTCCCTGTTTTTTTACCTTTACTGTGTCCGATGGCAATGTCAGTGCAACAGTGTAACTGTCATTTCTCATGCTGTGGACTATAGTGACCCCCAGTGGTTCACCCAACAGCCCCCCACAGGAGCATGAGGAGGGTGAAGCTGGCTTCAGTCTGCTTTTCTCTGCCATGGATGGGATCACCATCCGGCCTTTCCATTTCTGCAAAAAGACCCTCAGTGAAACGGCAATGGAGGAAGCAGGTGAAGTGTTCAGATCATTTGTAGGACATTCTTTTCTCTAAGATGGTAAAAAAAAGTATGGGGTCGGTAAAATTTTTACGTGATCAAAAAtagttaaaacaataatattgcaatttaaaataactttttttttaaattttaatatattttaaaatgtaatttattcctgtgatgataaagcagaattttcagcagtcattactccagtcttcagtgtcacacgatcctttaAAAATtgtgctcaggaaacatttcttataatgTTCAATGCTAAAAACAGTTGTTGCttaattttgtggaaactgtgatacttttttaggattttttgatgaatagaaagttcaaaacggcatttatttgaattgagCCGCGTTTCCACgaactagggactttggagTGGTACTCGGTGTGGTTCGACCACAGGAACCatggtctaaatgaagttccgtgtaaaaatttccccctcagaaaatAATGCTCGCTAGGTAGTACTTTTCCACTTACTTTTGTTGCGGTgtgtgcagtaagagttgtttgctttatcaacaatggagtttaaaaatacCACCGATGGACCACCaacgaggttcaggctttattaagcttatatgcagAGGAAATCCAACTGGAACTGGAAAGTTTCACGCAGTCATCGGACTTAATCTTCACGGTATTTTAGATCACGATGGAaacgcagacagcaacaggactgggggaaaaaagttcctgggacaaattgttccaggtaatttcggtggaaaaGTGGAtgtagaatcttttgtaacattatatttttatcactttttgttagtttaatgcatccttgctgaataaaagtattgattaatataaaaaaaaagagagagagagagagagagagagaacccTTAGTGTATATATAGCCGCCATTGAATTAGATGTATGGTAAGTCATTAAAATACTCTCTATTTGATTTCAGGGTTGATTAATAACCCTGATCTAAAGGTGGTGCTGTTGTTCGACTACGACACCTATAAATCTGGAGGTGGACGTTTTCTTAACAAGCTTCTGGAACCGCTTTCCCAAAGTAATGTACTTATTGTTGGAGGACAAGTTGAGGAAGTCTTTTCCATAAACACAAGCTGGTAAGTAAAGAAAGTTCATGGTAAACTTGATTTTCGATTGGTCAAGTTAgttcatatttttttctcatgttGTATGTAGAGTTTTTATAGTCAAGGCATTATACTTCCTCTTCCCTCTATTTTTGttccaccccccaccccccctcGATTGCCCCTATGTGAAGATGAGATCTACTCAGCACTGTGCCTTTCTAACATCTTTTGCATGATAGtttgcaatttaacattgcTTTAGTGCTTAAGCTATTTTTCACAtcttatttcaaatataatctTCATTATACATACAATTTTTCTTTGCAGCTGTTCTTCGGGCTCTTTTGGGGCAGTAGGGTTGACTTTCAGCGGCTCCAAGATCCAGGGTGCCTCGGTTCTAATAGAACAGGACATAAACAGCCCGAAAGCAGCAGAAGCCACTATCCAGCGGCTGAAGGCTGCTAATATCCCAGAGAAAAACACCATGGGCTTCATGTTTGCTTGTGTGGGCCGCGGCCACAACATCTACAATGACCAGCGTAACGTGGAGGCTGACGCCTTTCGAAAGATCTTCTCCAACATTCCGCTCTTGGGATTCTTTGGAAACGGGGAGATCGGCTGCGACCGTATTGTCAAAGAGAACTACACATTGAGCGAGACAGATGCTGATGGACTACAACACTCTTTTACTACAGTCATGAGTCTGGTGCATTTTGGCTAACACAAACTCTTGTACCACAAGCAACTAGAAAACCACTAGTTAACATGGAGTTTCAGGACAGACACCGGATGCTTGTTTAAGTTAACGGAGCAGGTCCGATGTTGATCAGGTGTAATTCTTCTAGGTTCTTTcccttgactttttttctttaaatcagAATGTCAGAGGGACATTTTTAGCAGTTTTTTGACACCATATTTACAAGATTGCAATGTAACTAAAAGTGGCGGGTACAATTTTTACACCTTGTTGGGTAAGGTTGTTACTTACAGAACGGTTGTCAAGAACAATTAAGATTTAGTTCGAATGGCATGGTGCTAAACCGTGACTTTAGACTTCAGTTTATATGTTAACTCTCTTTGTGTAGAGCAGGGCTGAAATCTGTCAGCTGATCAGATTTCTTGTGGGTCTGTAGGTCTCACACAAGCCTTATATACAAACAGTTTGTAAACACATTCAGgcacttttgaaaaaaattaaaaaccaaTTGTAATGGAATGGCTAATGAAGGCAGCCGTTTATCATCAACCTTGGTACGGATTATGGAAATTCCACTATCTTCACTTCTGATGTTACGGGAAATATGTCCAGACTGAGTGTTATAAAACTACAGGAAAAGTATTAACATTTTAAGATAGTACAGAATTAGTTTCTGTGGCAGGGTGAGAAAAGCTTAACCTTATCAGCACTTGTCTATATACAGTTACAACAAACTCACAAGCAGTTCGAAATACCCAGATTAGAGTAATAAAGGACAGAAGTGGGAAAAAGTGGAATTTCTGTATAATGTATTTGGGTATTTACTGTGCCTGTCCCAATGAAAATcctattataaattaatttctcTGTTCATCAGCTAAGTTCTTGTTAAAGGTTAATCATTTATTCTATGCGCTAGCTAAATAACACCACGTTGATCATAGATGAGTGAGATTTCAAAGGGTTGTTTGCCTTTggagatatattttttttgcaatatttaGAAGGTTGATTCAAACATTGCTGTTGCCAAATCTATTCCCCACCCCCCAGTTTTGTTCTGATCAGATGCATAATACATGGCTTTTGTCTTGCCTTTGCTTCAAGGAAAATACGTTTTACTactgtcatgttttttttttttttcatgccagtgtgtttattttttctttactgTCAAAATATCTCAAGTCTACATGTGCTGCTGAAAACCATGAGTCGTCCAGTTGTCGACCCATgtctgcatttaattgatctgatatatgtatataataaaatCAATGATTTCATCTGTCAGTTAGTGTGGTGCAGGTCTCTATGGAAGATTACAGCAAAATGTGTTCAGTTTCCATTTATTTcagcagaaaaataaaaaaatccactATTGCGTTTCCATATCTTTCCatgtgagggggaaaaaaataaaatgaagagaAATTAATTAGGGCAGCCGGAATAGAGAAAGATGCAAATTTAGTCAATCCCTCAACAGCtgtatcagaaaaaaaaaaaaaaacatcactccagtattttcactttttgtaatttaataccAGGATAATATAACTCTCAGTATAGTTTTACAaatgaactattttaaaatgtaaaaatataaaaataactgcGATGTAATTGCAGTCTGTTAATGCGTTCTGTCTTATTTTTCCAGTAGATGGCGCTCTCGTGCAACAACACTTCAAAACAATCAGTAGCCGCTTTTCCGGTTGTTTGGTTCCAGTCACAAACAATGATGTCTTAAAATCTAAATACCAATACAtctattttttctttaaagacCAAATAAGTCGATCATTTACTGTTAAATTAATCATGAATGGGATAATGAACACGCTTGAATAGTCACAATTTGAGAAGCTCcagctttgttgtgtgtgtagGTGAGTATTATACAGCCTACGTCAGTGAATCTCAGCCTTTTTTGAGTAATGGACCCCCGTCATATTTGGAACCATCCTCAAGGACCCTGGAATAAAATTGGCTCATTGGTATCATTAATGTCTTTGTGACGACCAAATGCAATCAAGTGTAATTTACGTTAGTTGACTTGTCCAATATTCAGTCATATCATCagttatacatatattatcttcttttatgggaacatgtcaaaatatacaaaaattcatattcagatattttataaggACCCCCTGGCATTATGTCAAGGACCACTAGGGGTCCATGGacccctggttgagaaacacCGGCCTACATCAATGCAGTGCGCATCACAACAGACAGGCAATGTCAATGGTAGCTCAAGCTGTTTCCTGTTTCTGCGGTTAGGCAGCTTGGTAGCCTGGAGCAGGTCTCAGTCGAGGCAGTGGTCAGATAGTGGATTGCCCCAGGACTAATGCAAACTGAAGCCATTTAGGGTTTCAGTACAAATCCCTCAGTTCCACACCAATTCCCATGGCTACACTGCCACAGCAGGTGAACGCATCTTACAGGTAAAGAGTGGGTTATTTTGAAGTCCCTTCACCACAAAAAGAGTGAAAACATCTGTTTACCTCCTAACAATCTCTTTGGTCACATTCCATGCACACTGCCACTCAAAAAAGGCCTCTGTGGAATTGTGGTAAATCTGAGTTTCAGGAACAAACACAGCATTTTGGAGGAACATGGCTTCTCGATGTGCACTAAAAGTGTGGATCTGTTGGGGTGCAGGTGTTTTCAAACCTGTACATTGTCGCCTCAGGGCTTTTGGAGTAAAGGCATTCAGCCTCACTTTAAGACTCTTTCCCTGTTGAGAGCAGACTGAAAAACAAGACAGACAGACCTGAGCTTTGGGACCATTGTCATAAAGAGCAATGTTTTGTAGGTCACACACAGGGGGTGGGCCACTTTGCTCAGAGTTATATATCCCAAGTGTGCGAAATGTAGTCAGGCATTTTATAGCcaagaggaaaaacaaaaatttgCGGTAGAATGTCTTGAAAGCAGAGTTTATagacaaattaatatttatctAATATCTGTTATCTCCTCATCTGAGCTGTATggataaatattacaaaacctTTGAAAATAATCTCATGTTATCCAGTATGGAACTTAACATAAATTTGGTCTGGTTTGTAGTGACACAATTAATgcaaaaagttgtttttatggTTAGAAGGTGTATATAGACATTTGAAATTTCAAAAGTGCACGTATTTATATCAAACACATACATCCGCTCGATTAGTTCATCTGAATTAGTCATGCTAAATTTCCTCTACTGTATGTTTATTATACTGTCAGTCACACACTAGACAATGCTTATTGCATAAAAACATGAAAGATGCAACTAAATAATAGCTTTACAAAcaatcactgaaaaaaaaaaaaaaaaacgtaagtACAATTAACTAGGTTGTATAagtcatttcaacttaaa is a genomic window of Megalobrama amblycephala isolate DHTTF-2021 linkage group LG3, ASM1881202v1, whole genome shotgun sequence containing:
- the fbxo22 gene encoding F-box only protein 22, with translation MEGDAAPLNILGESKAGYVLSNVAEVVERILTFVPTKSLFRIASVCRLWRNCARRVLRTRQRFTWLSASGSSIYEEHVLLRSMTQDLENICLLPQTALVMVNHENFSESVSNRLRKARKCEEEVESDPVKKLKRLLPSSCDILGIVAPGIVVTPSGSPNSPPQEHEEGEAGFSLLFSAMDGITIRPFHFCKKTLSETAMEEAGLINNPDLKVVLLFDYDTYKSGGGRFLNKLLEPLSQSNVLIVGGQVEEVFSINTSCCSSGSFGAVGLTFSGSKIQGASVLIEQDINSPKAAEATIQRLKAANIPEKNTMGFMFACVGRGHNIYNDQRNVEADAFRKIFSNIPLLGFFGNGEIGCDRIVKENYTLSETDADGLQHSFTTVMSLVHFG